In a single window of the Dehalococcoidia bacterium genome:
- a CDS encoding tyrosine-type recombinase/integrase: protein MARGHLVKRSKGSWSLVINQGKDETGKRKQQWLTVQGTRKQAEAKLADVLHEMDTGAYVSPSKLTTGQFLTQWIQDYSVNLSPQVADRYAEIIRLHLVPEFGRIPLSDLKPARIQSYYTKALKVGRVDGKGGLSAQTVLHFHHLLHVALETAVRQGLLARNPASACTPPQPKHCEMVTVEHDHVTRFLQAAQKSPYYVVFYLDLFTGMRRSEILALKWSRVDLDLCHLSVVESLHRLRNGEFILREPKSKRGKRLISLSSSVALLLREHKAAQENIRRELGLPLRPNDLVFARPDGSYIKPYTITRCFKTIARNIGQPELSLKSLRHTHASLMLREGVHPKIVSERLGHSTISITLDRYSHVTEGIQEAAALRFEESLKDSIEQVSVSKRLAKSFLGPMWRREIAHV, encoded by the coding sequence ATGGCACGCGGACACCTGGTCAAACGCAGCAAAGGATCCTGGAGCCTGGTCATCAACCAGGGTAAGGATGAAACCGGGAAGCGCAAGCAGCAATGGCTCACGGTTCAAGGAACCCGCAAGCAAGCGGAGGCAAAACTCGCCGATGTTCTTCACGAGATGGACACCGGTGCCTATGTCTCGCCTTCAAAGCTGACAACGGGCCAGTTTCTGACGCAATGGATTCAAGACTATAGTGTGAATCTATCTCCCCAAGTGGCCGATCGCTACGCGGAGATCATCCGGCTGCACCTGGTGCCCGAATTTGGGAGAATTCCTCTGTCCGATTTGAAGCCGGCCCGTATCCAAAGCTATTACACTAAGGCCCTGAAGGTCGGGCGGGTTGATGGTAAGGGCGGACTAAGTGCTCAGACCGTGCTGCACTTCCATCACCTCTTGCATGTCGCCTTGGAAACGGCGGTTCGTCAAGGTCTTCTTGCCCGGAATCCGGCTTCAGCCTGCACACCGCCCCAGCCCAAGCATTGCGAAATGGTGACGGTCGAGCATGATCATGTGACCCGGTTCCTGCAGGCGGCCCAGAAATCGCCCTATTACGTGGTATTTTACCTCGACTTATTCACCGGAATGCGGCGATCCGAAATTCTGGCCTTGAAATGGTCTCGGGTTGACTTGGACCTGTGTCACCTATCGGTCGTCGAGAGCCTTCACCGGCTGCGCAACGGTGAATTTATCCTGCGGGAACCCAAGTCAAAGCGGGGCAAACGGCTGATCAGTCTCTCATCGTCTGTGGCGCTTCTGTTGCGCGAACATAAGGCAGCGCAAGAGAACATTCGCCGGGAGCTTGGATTGCCGCTCAGACCGAATGACTTGGTTTTCGCCCGGCCGGACGGAAGTTATATCAAGCCTTATACCATTACCCGCTGCTTCAAGACCATCGCCCGGAACATCGGCCAGCCCGAGTTGAGCTTGAAGAGCCTGCGCCACACACACGCGTCGTTGATGTTACGGGAAGGCGTCCATCCCAAGATTGTGAGTGAAAGGCTAGGTCACAGCACGATAAGCATCACGTTGGACAGGTACAGTCATGTGACCGAAGGCATTCAAGAGGCAGCGGCCTTGCGATTTGAAGAGAGCCTGAAAGACAGCATTGAACAGGTCTCGGTTAGCAAACGGTTAGCAAAATCCTTTCTGGGCCCAATGTGGCGTCGGGAAATTGCTCATGTTTGA
- a CDS encoding helix-turn-helix domain-containing protein, with translation MDKVLLTLEETRQQYIPVGRNRIYELAAEGKLPIIRFGRKIFVNRIALEKMLAEAASSVQ, from the coding sequence ATGGATAAAGTTCTGTTAACTCTGGAGGAAACGAGACAGCAGTATATCCCAGTGGGCAGAAATCGTATCTATGAGCTGGCAGCCGAAGGCAAACTACCCATCATTCGCTTCGGAAGGAAAATTTTTGTCAACCGTATCGCCTTGGAAAAAATGCTTGCAGAGGCTGCAAGTTCTGTTCAGTAA